Part of the Plasmodium knowlesi strain H genome assembly, chromosome: 11 genome is shown below.
ACAAAAACACAAGCATACAAACACACAAAAGCACAAACATatgaacacacacacacataaacCGTGTACTACCCCCTACTTATAGCCAAGCATGatgggaaataaaatttcagaAAATAAACAAAGGCAAATTattatgtacaaaaatataaaaaataaaattaaaaaaaaacacaaccTTGATGTTCGAAGGAACATTTACATTTCTCTActcaaagaaaaagaacttaGCAATGTCAACTCAGAAATTTTTGAAGCCTACAAGGAACAGGAAGAAAGTGGCTGTGGTAGGGTGGATGGGAATGGAGGCATTACGAAGAAGAATACCCGTGAGGGTAATGGTACGTAcgttaaaataaatttcaaaaaaggggaaacacacacacatgtgggAGGCGAACATATGGGCAGAAAATGTTCCGACGGAGGAAGACGCGAGGAAGGGAAACCCACAAccttgaaaaagaaggaagaccaTAGATATGGCTTCCATGAGGGTAGCGACCGGGAAAGCGGTCCTGGACAACGCAGCGATGATCAAAGCAACCGCCGAAATGACCACCGAAGCGGCACACCAAGTGACTCCCCAAATGAGAAGAGACACTTCGAACTGGACTACGGTTTCTTCTTCAACGTGGAGGAAAGATCAAGCGCGTATTCGCAGACCAGATGTAGCAcctatgtgaaaaaaaaaaaaaaaaaaaaggaacggaGTGAGATTTCGGAAGATAGAAATGAGATAGAAAATTCAAAGTTGAAAGGAGGGAACGGAAGAAAGGGAACCACGTTACGAAGAAAAGTAAGTAGTTTGGAAATGAACAGTAGAATTGCTACACGAAAGAGTGAAAGTGTGGACATGGTTGACGACACAAAGGATAGTACCGTTGCGGATAGCTTCGTTGGGCGCACTTTCGAATCGTACACTGGGACCGGGAGTTTTGCGCACAGCGTTTCGGAGAGTGCACCGACGGGTCGTAGTGAGAACCGCGACGTGTCTTCCTTCAATTCGCTTCCACTGCAACTATTGCCGGATGTGCCAACCACTCAGGGCGAAAGGCTGGTGCTCACAAGGGAAATGAATATCGATAagtgcaaaaaagaagacatTGAAGGCCACGTGGACTGTTCGAAAAAGCCGAGTGATACCGTGGGAAAAAGCACAAGGTTCCTAAGCCTaatcaaaaggaagaatatctTACGCAacattttatcatttatgAACTGCAGGGATTTGTTGGAATTGCAAAAAACCTGCTCCATGGTTTACGTCCTGGTGAGCGATTTCCTGGACTATATATGCctgcacatatttttaaaatttaagaGAGCCTACGAAGGGTACTTCACGCCCTTCGATTGCTTCTACAAATACGAGGTTCTGTACACGGATAATCCGTCCTTCCGCCTAGACTGCATCCTCCTCGCGAAGGTGAGTGTATTGGAGAGGTGAGGAGCATGGTGAGGAGAATAGTGTTGGCGTTTCGGTGGGCAACTCGCCACGTCACCGTGCCTCCTCCACATAGAAGAGGTCTCTCTACCAGAACATCGCTTCACCAGAACACCGCTTCGCCAGAACACTGCTTCGCCAGAACACTACTTCGCTAGAACACTGCTTCGCTAGAACACTGCTCTACCAATACGCCGCGCCGCCACACTACTTTCCCCCCTTGCAGATAGAAAAGCGTGCTGTAGGACACAACAACCGATTCGGTTACAAGTACAAGTATCAATtcgacaaaaaaaagcagagcaGCTACCACGTTTACTACAATTTCAacgtacttaaaaaaaacgtagcgagaaaaatagaaatacaCAAAGACATTTCCTATAACAATGGAGACGATATCAACGTATCGCACATCATAAGTAACGATGTCTGTGCCAATGATTACATATGCATCCCAATCAATTTATTTAACATTATCGGTACTGTTAATTTCCATTCAATAACCTttatggaaaataaattgaacAGGCACATCACGTACAGTAACGGGTTGGATGATCAGCTATGGTATGACAGAGAGGAATACAAAACGCTCATTAAGGAGGATAATTTGGTTTCTTCTGAATGTTTTCTTCCATATTTGAAGCACGTGAAGACAATTTACTCCGGGATCGACGTGACTGTTATGAAGTCCACATACAGGGCGATCCAGCCTGGTACGAGCGGGGGATCTGTGCGCAGCCACGTCAACTGCGACATTCACGTTATTACGTTAAACCACATCACCATGTCACTATGTAACCACTCATCAATTCCCCCTTCCGCAGGAAAACTGGGCCGCCGGAGTTACAACCTCTGGGGAAATCACTTCATAATCCAAGGCAAGCCAGACCCCGTGTTCGCCTTTCTGAAGCGGGAGGGGCTACAGCACGACTATATTTACCATAATTTTTATCTGCGTGTGGGTGACTCTATCGTTTTTTACTTGATCCGTGGCGGCAATCACGACGTTTGAGATGGTGAGGAAGTATAACACATGGTCTTCGTCTTGCTTGTTTCTGTCACTTCGCGTggcctttttaatttccctcATTTGTCTCCCCTTGCGCGATGTTCTTGCGGGGTGATCTTGCGAGCCAGTTGGTCATTCGCTTTTCCTCCCTGTCTTCTTCTGCACCCTAATTAACAAACAACAATCCTAATGATTCTCTCTGGATATTTTTATTGCGagctaaaaatatttccaagtttttttcatacataaAGTATTTCAGTAGGTGCGTGTGTATCTGATTGGGGGTCCTTCTTCTTAGGGCCTCAACACAGTTAAAGAGTATTAATTTTTGCGTGTCGTTTAGGTAGAGAAGATTGCCCAGGCAGATCACGAGCAGTTGTGAGTGCAGTTGTGAGTGCAGTTGCGAGTGCAGTTGCGAGTGCAGTTGCGAGTGCAGTTGCTCCGTAGTGAGGTTGTAAAAGTGGAGGAAATGCAGGATAGACAGAATGTCATTAAGATAAATCGGGAAGGTAGTAGCTATGTCTCCGACATTAACACCATCCATCATGTATGGGTCATTTTCTCCCTCACGCTGGAACTTAACAAACTTGCCAACGGCTAGGCGCACGAGATCCAGCATTTTGTGGGTAATGCTTAAGTCCACAATTTTGCGTCGCATGAAACTTTCGCAAAGGAATGAAATTTCTGTAATGTCAAGGGAGgcacacacatttttgttttttataaatatatccAGAAAGAAATTAAACGAATTTAAATAAGACTTCAAAATGTGGAACTTCAAAAATGGCATTCTTAGCGTGTAgctgaggaggaagaaaaaatttttcagcAATTTGTTTGTTGCGTGGTGGAAGTTATTTCCATATGGTGCGTTTTCCTCGTACAGGGAAAAGTTGTACGTGTAATCCTGGTggtataaaaaggaaagcgcGTCCTGGGGATCATGTACACCACTATGGAAGACGCCCTTGCCTGATCCCATCTCCTTCGTCACTCCATTGATAAAGTCGTATATGACCTGTTCGGACCACTCGTTCATGCTTGTGATGTATCCCCCCAGGACACGCTCAACTGCCTGGTTTAACTTCTTATCCGTGTAGTAGTTTTGCGCGTCCATGAATGACAGAAGAGTTAGCATGTTCTTGCTCAGAAGGGGGGTCCTCTCTTGGGCAACGAAATACTTCACAACATCGTCAATCAAGTCCTGCACATACAAATTTTTGCGCGCCAACTCTTTGTCATGGATAAAAATGGTGAGTACCTCTTTCATTTGGAACATGTGTCGCTCATCCTCCGCTCCGCGCTTGACGAATGCTTCTGTTTGTTCGATCGCGTCGTTGGGGTGGAAGTTTTCTCCTCCCATGATTTTATCCACCTCGTTCTTTATCTGTGTTAAGAGTGTTCCTTTTAATTTGAGTCCCTGATTCTTCCCCTCCctgatttttattttccgctTTTCCTTGTTCACGTTTAGGTTAATAAACTGCACGCTATCTTTTGATACTTCCTTTTCATATTGCTCCATGTCCACACTTTGCAGATTTTCGAGGACGTTTTCTGCCTCTGTATCGTTTATATGTTGCACCGCGGGGTTCTCTCCCTGTGGTTGTTCCCTCTGTGGTTGTTCCCCCTCTGGTTGTTCCTCACCTGAGGAGTGCATTTTTATCTTATCACCCTGTTGGGTGGTATCACTCTGTTTGGCCTGTTGGGTGGTATCACTCTGTTTGGTATTACCCGCCATGGAAATCTCTCCATGAGGGGAACCCTTGTCCACATTAACCAACTTAACTTTATAAATCAGGGGAAGGTGATTTATGGCGGAGTGTAAATTGGTATGCGGGGCGAAGAGTACCTTGGAGAGCTCATAGGAAAAGTGACTATCAATTTTAAAGTAGTATATTTCAAGGACGCTTAATACCTTCCGAAGGACGTAACTATTCTTGTAATTGATTCTGCACATTaagtaaaaaaggatgaagagATCTTCGTAGCCAAAGGAATACTTCATAACATTTTGCATTAActgaaggaatttttttttttcatcattatgAATGTAGAAGGCGCACAGGTGGATAAAACATTTGCTGCTATTTATGTATTTGGAAAGGTCTTCATTAACTGCCATGCTTAATTGCTTTGTCTGTGTTTGTCCCGACTTTATGTAATCCACATCTTCGATTTCCTTTGGTTTGTTCTCCTTACTCATCAGTGGAACCGCTTTCCCAGCTACCTCCACCCCCTGGTGAAGAACTTCTACCCCAGGGTGATCAATCactttgtgcattttttgctCCACGTAAAAATAATCACTCACAATTTTGTTCAGTTGCTCTTTGGGAATGCTATTGAAGAAAAACCGCCTCTCCATATGATGTACGGCCCTTAGGAAGGCCCGCCGCTTCATTTTGgaagtgtgtgtgtgtcttGATAGGAAATGTAGGAATGTAACTCTGGCCCGGTGACGCTGTGAGTAATGTCCCGCCTGGCAGCGTGTGGCATTATCCACGAAAGAATACTCTTCGGAGAATAATTACCCCTACATTTCAGCTAACATAGCAGAATGGCAAAACGGGTAAGTAGCCTCTCACGgtgtcacaaaaaaaaaaaaaaaaaaaaaaaaaaagggggagggcaGTTGTTCTCACAGAGATGGAAGAGGAAAGCTATTCTCAGTCGTTGGGTTTTgctaataataaaaaaaaaaaaaaaaaaaaaaaagagaatggTAGGGTAAGCCACAGGGGCGGAAAAGGTAAATTCAATATGCTACCAAGTGTTGAAGATACCGTTTAGTGTCGACCTTGTAGGTCGGATCGTTTGGAGGTGCTTGAGCGCAATTTGAAGAAGGCACAATTAGAAAAAGCCAcaatttgaagaaggaataattaGAAAAAGCCGCAATTTGTTGATGGCATATTTTTGTGCCACTATGCTCCTTCACAAATGTTCCTTTTGGAGTAGTGCGCCCAGCTTGGCGAAGGCACATCTATACGTGCATGCGCTTTTTACCCCTCCTTTCATTCAACATTACGAACGGCAGCGCGTTGCCCCTTCGAGGAGACCCACTCATTTGGAACGACGACCGAGGGGAGCATGACCCCTATGAGTGGAACTAATCCTGTGCCCCACTTGGAGTAGCACGCTCAGTAGCAAGCGAAGGAGGACGCTGAGTTTGGCTAGGTGTCCCCCCAAGGGATCTGTGCTTTGCATCTGACAGGTTCATTTCTTACACCTCTCCGCTCCAGCCCACCAGATGGCGGAGGAATGCACGCTGCGCAGCTTCCTGCAGTTGGAAGACGTGCGCGACCGGTACATCACAGATTTGAACACTGAGAAGCGGCGATTCTCTTACGCACAAGTGCTGGAGGAAGTGGAGAATCTGCGCAGCTTTCTTAAGGGCATCAACGTAAAACCGGGGGAGGAAATTTCCATCATCCTCTTCAACAGCATCGAGTACGTGGTGAGCTTCCTAGGCATAAACTACAACAAAAACATATGCCTTCCATTGAAtacaaatttgaagaaagagGAGTATGTAAGGTACCTAGTGAATAACTGCAAGTATATTATTATACACGACTATGATGAGAACGAtgacatttatttttcgatgaaaaaaaaacatggctattacaaaaatgtgtgcaagTCGATTGAGGAGTTAGGCATCGAGCACAACATTGGAGTTATACGAattaggaagaataaagaagcaCCGTTTTTTACCTACTCGTTAAGCAGACCCTGTGGCGGTAGCAATGCAGGTAACATGAAAGGGAAGCTAAGTAAGGATAATGGATTAACCGAAAAAGGAAGCGACGTCTGTTTGCATCTGCACACATCGGGAACAACAAGCAAAGTGAAGATAGTTCAACTTACcaatgaaaatattaaaacaACCATCAAAAATATCACCAATTCGTATGGACTGAGTAGAGAAGACAACACAGTGATAGTGATGCCTCTTTATCATGTACATGGCTTAATCGGAGTGTTAATGCCAATTTTATATGCCAAaggaaatgttctttttcaaGTAGGTCACTCCTTTAGTGCTTCTGAATTTTGGAAAGACGTCGTACATCACAACATAACCTATTTCTCGGCTGTCCCGACCATTTTGAAGATATTGCTTTTACGGTACGAGAGTGACTATTTCGTGGATGGCGTAAAGGTAAAACACAAGTTGCGGTTTATTAGAACGTCCAGTTCTCAATTGGATGAACATATGGAAAGGGAAGCGGAGGTGAAATTCGAGACGAACGTATTGCAAGCTTATGGCATGACGGAGGCATGTCACCAGGTGAGCACGAATAAGCTTATTCTCACCCATGGGAAAGATGTATCAATTGTTAAGAAGTACAAAAGTGTAGGAATTCCAAACGTAGGGGTAATCATATACGACCACGAAAAGAAGAGAGTTTGTCGAAAGAATGAACTTGGTGAAATTTGCATTAACGGTAAGAACGTCATGTGTGGCTataaagaaatgaaagacaatgaaaatatatgtgtTCATATAAATACTGTGAAAGAAAGGGCAGAGTATATGGAGGGAAACACCTTTTTAATCACTGGCGaatccgttcctttctttaaaaCTGGAG
Proteins encoded:
- a CDS encoding F-box protein FBXO1, putative; translated protein: MMGNKISENKQRQIIMYKNIKNKIKKKHNLDVRRNIYISLLKEKELSNVNSEIFEAYKEQEESGCGRVDGNGGITKKNTREGNGTYVKINFKKGETHTHVGGEHMGRKCSDGGRREEGKPTTLKKKEDHRYGFHEGSDRESGPGQRSDDQSNRRNDHRSGTPSDSPNEKRHFELDYGFFFNVEERSSAYSQTRCSTYVKKKKKKKERSEISEDRNEIENSKLKGGNGRKGTTLRRKVSSLEMNSRIATRKSESVDMVDDTKDSTVADSFVGRTFESYTGTGSFAHSVSESAPTGRSENRDVSSFNSLPLQLLPDVPTTQGERLVLTREMNIDKCKKEDIEGHVDCSKKPSDTVGKSTRFLSLIKRKNILRNILSFMNCRDLLELQKTCSMVYVLVSDFLDYICLHIFLKFKRAYEGYFTPFDCFYKYEVLYTDNPSFRLDCILLAKIEKRAVGHNNRFGYKYKYQFDKKKQSSYHVYYNFNVLKKNVARKIEIHKDISYNNGDDINVSHIISNDVCANDYICIPINLFNIIGTVNFHSITFMENKLNRHITYSNGLDDQLWYDREEYKTLIKEDNLVSSECFLPYLKHVKTIYSGIDVTVMKSTYRAIQPGKLGRRSYNLWGNHFIIQGKPDPVFAFLKREGLQHDYIYHNFYLRVGDSIVFYLIRGGNHDV